The following proteins are co-located in the Microbacterium immunditiarum genome:
- the nagA gene encoding N-acetylglucosamine-6-phosphate deacetylase produces the protein MSADRVVHSVRSGGDDDAWLAFDAGVVVDRGTCDGWRVLAPRDAVDGDGGCLAPGFIDIHGHGGGGATYDDGADAIATARALHRSHGTTRAVVSLVTASIDDLAERAALVADLAEADPTILGSHLEGPFLDPGHKGAHTGSLLRLPDAASVDRLLEAGRGTIRQVTIAPELDGAHDAIRVFVEAGVAVAIGHTDADADAAKRAFDAGATIVTHAFNAMRGIHHRAPGPVVAALQDDRVTLELIPDGVHVDLSLIAVAFDAAPGRIALVTDAMAAAGASDGRYELGGLAVEVADGVARLADDAAIAGSTLTQDEALRNVVAAGVAVDAALAALTATPARAIGRPDLGRLEIGSAADAVLLDDALRVQHVWVAGDPI, from the coding sequence GTGAGCGCCGACCGCGTCGTCCACTCCGTGCGGTCGGGCGGCGACGACGACGCGTGGCTCGCTTTCGACGCCGGTGTCGTCGTCGATCGCGGCACGTGTGACGGCTGGCGCGTGCTCGCGCCGCGCGACGCGGTGGACGGTGACGGCGGATGCCTCGCCCCCGGCTTCATCGACATCCACGGCCACGGCGGCGGCGGCGCGACCTACGACGACGGAGCCGACGCGATCGCGACCGCCCGCGCCCTCCACCGATCCCACGGCACCACGCGCGCCGTCGTCTCGCTCGTCACCGCGTCGATCGACGACCTCGCGGAGCGCGCCGCACTCGTCGCGGACCTCGCGGAGGCCGACCCCACGATCCTCGGCTCGCACCTCGAGGGGCCCTTCCTCGACCCCGGGCACAAGGGCGCGCACACCGGATCCCTGCTGCGCCTGCCGGATGCGGCATCCGTCGATCGCCTGCTCGAGGCCGGCCGCGGCACGATCCGGCAGGTGACGATCGCCCCTGAGCTCGACGGCGCGCATGATGCGATCCGCGTGTTCGTCGAGGCCGGCGTCGCGGTCGCGATCGGGCATACGGATGCCGATGCGGATGCCGCGAAGCGCGCGTTCGACGCGGGCGCGACGATCGTGACGCACGCGTTCAACGCCATGCGCGGGATCCACCACCGCGCTCCCGGACCCGTCGTCGCGGCGCTGCAGGACGACCGCGTGACGCTCGAGCTCATCCCCGACGGCGTGCACGTCGACCTTTCGCTCATCGCGGTCGCGTTCGACGCGGCGCCCGGGCGCATCGCACTCGTCACGGACGCCATGGCCGCGGCGGGCGCGTCCGACGGACGCTACGAGCTCGGCGGACTCGCGGTCGAGGTCGCGGACGGCGTCGCACGCCTCGCCGACGACGCTGCGATCGCCGGATCGACGCTCACGCAGGACGAGGCCCTGCGAAACGTCGTCGCGGCAGGTGTCGCGGTCGACGCCGCCCTCGCGGCGCTCACCGCGACCCCCGCCCGCGCGATCGGCCGACCCGATCTCGGCCGGCTCGAGATCGGATCGGCCGCCGACGCGGTGCTGCTGGACGACGCGCTGCGGGTGCAGCACGTGTGGGTCGCCGGCGACCCCATCTGA
- a CDS encoding YrdB family protein, which produces MPDKPDQTPATTEAGTVPRITGIDILAFLCELFAFASLAIWGFVAWPFPWNIVFGIATPVVAIVVWALFVSPRAVLAVHPFVRGVVELLVYVSATIAWWSLGATWVGLIFGVVAVTVGVFAGRRRFA; this is translated from the coding sequence ATGCCCGACAAGCCCGACCAGACCCCCGCGACCACCGAGGCGGGCACCGTCCCCCGCATCACGGGCATCGACATCCTCGCGTTCCTGTGCGAGCTGTTCGCGTTCGCGAGCCTCGCGATCTGGGGCTTCGTCGCGTGGCCGTTCCCGTGGAACATCGTCTTCGGCATAGCGACCCCCGTTGTGGCGATCGTCGTGTGGGCGCTGTTCGTCTCACCGCGCGCCGTGCTCGCGGTGCATCCGTTCGTGCGCGGCGTCGTCGAGCTGCTCGTGTACGTGTCGGCGACGATCGCGTGGTGGAGTCTGGGCGCCACCTGGGTCGGACTGATCTTCGGAGTCGTCGCGGTCACGGTCGGAGTCTTCGCCGGTCGTCGCCGGTTCGCCTGA
- a CDS encoding beta-N-acetylhexosaminidase, whose protein sequence is MIRHRGRTALALALALSLALGPTLAGCTSAPQNGGTVRQLSVVPAPASVTAGESAAFPLDARVRIEGDADAAAALTALLEARTGLELGASASEDDDTGVVRLDVDKSSGGAESYRLTADEASVIVTGADAAGLFYGVQTLAQLVDRDGDRWVVPAVEIADAPRFAYRGVMLDVARHFHPVETVKGYIDRAAGLKFNVLHLHLSDDQGWRIQLTSRPELTERASATSVGGDAGGFYTKDDYREIVEYAASRHMTLVPEIDMPGHTHAVGLAYPELVEEPVITDAVRATIEAFGGDLPAAGVPYEGIAVGFSSLRIHDEATYDFVADVFGELAAMTPGPYLHFGGDEAHGTADDDFAEFVERTSRLISDLDKIPVAWHEAGSAPDLCDDTIGQYWGFVQPTEGMDDKARAFVKLGSQIILSPADAVYLDMKYDKSTTLGLSWANGPTSVQRAYSWEPSDVIDGIEDDDILGVEAPLWTETVRSADDIDHLAFPRIAAAAEAAWSPATGASELRTWESFRERVGALGPLWTSLGIAYHPSDEIPWTSE, encoded by the coding sequence ATGATTCGTCACCGCGGACGGACCGCCCTCGCCCTGGCCCTCGCCCTGAGCCTCGCCCTGGGCCCGACACTGGCCGGGTGCACGTCCGCACCCCAGAATGGAGGCACTGTGCGCCAGCTCTCCGTCGTCCCCGCCCCCGCATCCGTCACCGCCGGCGAGTCCGCCGCGTTCCCGCTCGATGCCCGCGTTCGCATCGAAGGCGACGCGGATGCCGCCGCCGCCCTCACCGCGCTGCTCGAAGCGCGCACGGGGCTGGAGCTCGGGGCATCCGCGTCCGAAGACGACGACACCGGGGTCGTCCGCCTCGACGTCGACAAGTCCTCGGGCGGGGCGGAGTCCTACCGACTGACGGCGGATGAGGCATCCGTCATCGTCACCGGCGCCGACGCGGCGGGACTCTTCTACGGCGTGCAGACACTCGCGCAGCTCGTCGACCGGGACGGCGACCGCTGGGTCGTTCCAGCCGTCGAGATCGCGGATGCCCCGCGCTTCGCGTACCGCGGCGTGATGCTCGACGTGGCGCGGCACTTCCATCCGGTCGAGACCGTCAAGGGATACATCGATCGCGCGGCGGGCCTCAAGTTCAACGTGCTCCACCTGCACCTGAGCGACGACCAGGGCTGGCGCATCCAGTTGACGTCGCGCCCCGAGCTCACCGAGCGCGCGTCGGCGACGTCGGTCGGCGGCGACGCCGGAGGGTTCTACACGAAGGACGACTACCGCGAGATCGTCGAGTACGCGGCCTCGCGCCACATGACGCTCGTTCCCGAGATCGACATGCCCGGACACACGCACGCGGTCGGACTTGCCTACCCCGAGCTCGTCGAGGAGCCCGTCATCACCGACGCCGTGCGGGCGACGATCGAGGCCTTCGGCGGCGACCTGCCTGCCGCGGGGGTTCCGTACGAGGGGATCGCGGTCGGGTTCTCGTCGCTGCGCATCCACGACGAGGCGACGTACGACTTCGTCGCCGACGTGTTCGGCGAGCTCGCCGCGATGACGCCCGGACCGTACCTGCACTTCGGCGGAGACGAGGCGCACGGCACGGCCGACGACGACTTCGCCGAGTTCGTCGAGCGCACGAGCCGGCTCATCTCCGACCTCGACAAGATCCCCGTCGCATGGCACGAGGCGGGCTCCGCCCCGGATCTGTGCGACGACACGATCGGGCAGTACTGGGGCTTCGTGCAGCCGACTGAGGGCATGGACGACAAGGCGCGCGCGTTCGTGAAGCTCGGCTCGCAGATCATCCTGTCTCCGGCCGACGCGGTCTATCTCGACATGAAGTACGACAAGTCGACGACGCTCGGACTCTCGTGGGCGAATGGCCCTACGAGCGTCCAGCGCGCGTACTCGTGGGAGCCGTCCGACGTCATCGACGGCATCGAGGACGACGACATCCTCGGTGTCGAGGCGCCGCTGTGGACCGAGACCGTCCGCTCGGCCGACGACATCGACCACCTCGCGTTCCCGCGGATCGCCGCGGCCGCCGAGGCGGCGTGGTCGCCCGCGACGGGTGCGAGCGAGCTGCGCACGTGGGAGTCGTTCCGCGAGCGCGTCGGCGCGCTCGGTCCCCTCTGGACCAGCCTCGGCATCGCGTACCACCCGTCCGACGAGATCCCCTGGACCTCGGAGTGA
- a CDS encoding sigma-70 family RNA polymerase sigma factor — protein MTAHDTAPPAFTETADADLVLRTRSGDREAFGELWRRHYRSGIVVATSVSPSLDADDLVQEAYVRIYQSILKGGGPTGSFRAYLFTSIRNTAASWGRSRREVTIDELETVEDPDSGEQATQDALDRGITAQAFKSLPTRWQEVLWYTEIEQLGPSEVAPLLGMKAAAVSQLAFRAREGLREAWIQAHLRSVADGSDCQWTIERLGAYARSNLGRRDHAKVEAHLADCARCAIVAAEARDVSNRLALVLLPLVLGAAGSASYLASLQGGVTSAAMAAGVVPAMPEAIVAMPAVGAVAGGGASGTGAGSAVGSGAASGGGVLSGAGGIAALAVAATVVVGGLVATAAVLPSLQQSSTVAEAAAQQGSLDDLVVGPATGPDVAPAPEDEADAPPEEPTPEPTPDEPTPPVEETPPGSEPVAPRTAPPAASEPGQPSDPGAGDPGDPVDPGPPPTTPVDPDPPAAAPDPPVVAPLPAGVPTPSRATAEFSTGMRLTLHIPVSGAAGSTVEVLLAGAVKQRITLDAGGAGTASVRPTLPQLLADASVGLRYVTVTETGPTGSTRLSGLVDLRAILAALPR, from the coding sequence ATGACCGCACACGACACCGCGCCCCCCGCGTTCACCGAGACGGCGGATGCCGACCTCGTGCTCCGCACGCGCTCCGGCGATCGCGAGGCGTTCGGCGAGCTCTGGCGACGCCACTACCGGTCGGGAATCGTCGTCGCGACGTCGGTCTCGCCGAGCCTCGACGCCGACGACCTCGTGCAGGAGGCGTACGTCCGCATCTACCAGTCGATCCTCAAGGGCGGCGGCCCCACCGGCTCGTTCCGCGCGTACCTGTTCACGAGCATCCGCAACACCGCGGCGAGCTGGGGCCGCAGCCGGCGCGAGGTGACGATCGACGAGCTCGAGACGGTCGAAGATCCCGACTCGGGCGAGCAGGCGACGCAGGACGCGCTCGACCGCGGGATCACCGCGCAGGCGTTCAAGAGTCTCCCGACCCGGTGGCAGGAGGTGCTCTGGTACACCGAGATCGAGCAGCTGGGGCCCTCCGAGGTCGCACCGCTGCTGGGCATGAAGGCGGCGGCGGTCAGCCAGCTCGCGTTCCGCGCCCGCGAGGGCCTGCGCGAGGCGTGGATCCAGGCGCACCTGCGCAGCGTCGCCGACGGGTCGGACTGCCAGTGGACGATCGAGCGCCTGGGCGCTTACGCGCGCTCCAACCTCGGGCGCCGCGACCACGCGAAGGTGGAGGCCCATCTGGCGGACTGCGCGCGCTGCGCGATCGTCGCCGCCGAGGCGCGCGACGTCTCGAACCGCCTCGCGCTCGTGCTGCTTCCGCTCGTGCTCGGCGCGGCCGGCTCGGCGTCGTACCTCGCTTCGCTGCAGGGCGGGGTGACGAGCGCCGCGATGGCGGCGGGCGTCGTGCCCGCGATGCCCGAGGCGATCGTCGCGATGCCCGCCGTGGGCGCCGTGGCGGGCGGCGGGGCATCCGGGACCGGCGCGGGGTCGGCCGTGGGCTCGGGCGCGGCGTCCGGCGGTGGCGTGCTCTCGGGTGCGGGCGGGATCGCCGCGCTGGCCGTCGCGGCGACCGTCGTCGTGGGCGGCCTCGTGGCGACCGCCGCCGTGCTGCCCTCTCTGCAGCAGTCCTCGACCGTCGCCGAGGCGGCGGCTCAGCAGGGTTCGCTCGACGACCTCGTGGTCGGTCCCGCGACCGGACCCGACGTCGCGCCGGCACCCGAAGACGAGGCGGATGCTCCGCCCGAGGAGCCGACGCCCGAGCCGACCCCCGACGAGCCGACTCCTCCCGTCGAAGAGACGCCGCCTGGGTCCGAGCCCGTCGCACCACGGACCGCTCCGCCCGCGGCATCCGAGCCCGGGCAACCGAGCGACCCGGGCGCGGGCGACCCGGGCGATCCCGTCGATCCCGGTCCTCCGCCGACGACGCCGGTCGACCCCGACCCTCCCGCGGCCGCCCCCGACCCGCCGGTGGTCGCTCCGCTCCCCGCGGGTGTGCCGACGCCGTCGCGTGCGACCGCGGAGTTCTCGACGGGCATGCGGCTGACGCTGCACATCCCCGTGTCGGGCGCGGCGGGCTCGACGGTCGAAGTGCTCCTCGCCGGTGCGGTGAAGCAGCGGATCACCCTGGACGCAGGCGGCGCGGGCACCGCCTCGGTCCGCCCCACGCTCCCGCAGCTGCTCGCCGACGCATCGGTCGGCTTGCGGTATGTCACGGTGACGGAGACCGGACCCACCGGCTCGACGCGCCTGAGCGGTCTGGTGGACCTGCGCGCGATCCTCGCAGCGCTCCCCCGCTGA